A single region of the Vicia villosa cultivar HV-30 ecotype Madison, WI linkage group LG4, Vvil1.0, whole genome shotgun sequence genome encodes:
- the LOC131596922 gene encoding uncharacterized protein LOC131596922 has protein sequence MCLPVDKGGLDLRSLEDFNIVLILKWRWRIFEASNSLWYRILKARYGDVRLKALIGDKKTGNRSKRSIWWSNISSLEKSFPEDFLVKNLKFRVGLGHSISFWHASRSDAGIIKDIFLNLFDLSLLQDVSISNMGGWIDEE, from the coding sequence ATGTGCCTACCGGTGGATAAAGGCGGTCTTGATTTAAGAAGTTTGGAAGATTTTAATATTGTGCTCATTTTGAAGTGGAGGTGGAGAATTTTTGAAGCTTCGAATTCTTTGTGGTATCGGATTTTGAAGGCGAGATATGGGGACGTAAGGTTAAAAGCTTTGATAGGAGATAAGAAGACTGGTAATAGGAGTAAGAGATCCATATGGTGGTCAAACATCTCTTCTTTGGAGAAAAGTTTTCCGGAAGATTTTTTGGTGAAGAATCTTAAATTTCGTGTTGGTCTTGGTCATTCTATCTCCTTTTGGCATGCTTCAAGGTCGGATGCGGGAATTATCAaggatatttttttgaatttgtttgactTATCTCTTTTGCAGGATGTCTCTATTTCTAATATGGGAGGTTGGATAGATGAAGAGTGA
- the LOC131596923 gene encoding uncharacterized mitochondrial protein AtMg01250-like, with protein MSILVNGSPTLEFNVERGLRQGDLISPFLFVIMVEGLKALVNKAILNGDFAGCNLNDRCFIDIIQFSDNTLLAGDGSWNHLWAIKSVLKGFEMVSRLGINYHKSKIIGIDINPHFLDVATSFLS; from the coding sequence ATGTCGATTCTCGTTAACGGTAGTCCTACTTTGGAGTTCAATGTGGAAAGGGGTCTTCGTCAAGGAGACCTtatttctccttttctctttgtcATAATGGTGGAAGGTTTAAAGGCTTTGGTTAATAAGGCGATTCTAAACGGTGATTTCGCGGGTTGTAATTTGAATGATAGATGTTTTATAGATATTATTCAATTTTCGGATAACACTTTATTGGCAGGGGACGGGAGTTGGAATCATCTTTGGGCCATTAAGTCGGTTTTGAAAGGCTTCGAAATGGTGTCGCGTCTTGGTATCAACTATCACAAGAGTAAGATCATTGGAATTGATATTAATCCGCATTTTTTGGATGTGgcaacttcttttctttcttga